Proteins found in one Mangifera indica cultivar Alphonso chromosome 15, CATAS_Mindica_2.1, whole genome shotgun sequence genomic segment:
- the LOC123197251 gene encoding rhamnogalacturonan I rhamnosyltransferase 1-like encodes MCKVEKSNKKCEYRKKHWKIMGFKYFLGENNKGEKIKSSASEMASKSRIKLWMIRAITTVLLWTCVVQLMTLGEMWGPRLLKGWPSCFSHSELPLSVELSSLPSKVVLPPKRVYKNNGYLMVSCNGGLNQMRAAICDMVAIARYLDVTLIVPELDKTSFWNDPSEFQDIFDVDHFINSLRDEVRILKELPPRLKTRVELGMFYSLPPVSWSDISYYHNQILPLLQKYKVVHLNKTDARLANNGLPIEIQQLRCRVNFNALRFTSQIEELGRRVVRILREKGPFLVLHLRYEMDMLAFSGCTHGCTSEEVEELTRMRYAYPWWKEKVINSDLKRKEGLCPLTPEETGLVLRAIGIDPNVQIYIAAGEIYGGGRRMATLAEAFPNLVRKETLLEPSDLKFFQNHSSQMAALDYLVSLESDIFVPTYDGNMAKVVEGHRRFLGFKKTILLDRRLLVDLIDRYNSGSLSWDEFSSIVKEVHADLMGNPKRRLVMPDKPKEEDYFYSNPHECLQLLDEPLRNT; translated from the exons ATGTGTAAAGTGGAGAAGAGTAATAAGAAGTGTGAGTACAGGAAGAAGCACTGGAAGATAATGGGGTTTAAGTACTTTCTGGGTGAAAATAATAAGGGTGAGAAGATAAAGAGTTCTGCAAGTGAAATGGCTTCCAAGTCTCGGATTAAGCTGTGGATGATTAGAGCGATCACCACTGTTTTGCTTTGGACTTGTGTTGTTCAGTTGATGACACTGGGGGAGATGTGGGGGCCAAGATTGTTGAAGGGTTGGCCTTCTTGTTTCTCTCATTCTGAATTGCCTTTGTCTGTGGAATTGTCTTCTCTTCCCTCCAAAGTTGTTCTTCCACCAAAGA GGGTTTATAAGAATAATGGCTATTTGATGGTTTCTTGCAATGGAGGACTCAATCAAATGCGAGCAGCT ATTTGTGACATGGTGGCTATTGCCAGATACTTAGATGTCACTCTTATTGTCCCAGAGCTTGATAAAACTTCATTTTGGAATGATCCAAG TGAGTTCCAAGACATTTTTGATGTTGATCATTTCATTAATTCCTTGAGAGATGAAGTTCGAATTCTGAAAGAATTACCACCAAGGCTTAAAACAAGAGTTGAACTGGGAATGTTTTACTCATTGCCACCTGTTAGTTGGTCTGATATTTCTTACTACCATAATCAG ATTCTTCCCCTGCTGCAGAAGTACAAGGTTGTACATTTAAACAAAACTGATGCAAGGCTTGCTAACAATGGACTACCAATTGAGATTCAGCAGTTGCGGTGCAGAGTAAATTTCAATGCTCTGAGATTCACTTCTCAGATAGAGGAATTGGGAAGAAGGGTTGTGAGGATTTTGAGGGAAAAGGGGCCATTTCTGGTGCTTCATCTCAGGTATGAAATGGACATGTTAGCTTTTTCTGGTTGCACTCATGGCTGCACTAGTGAGGAGGTTGAAGAACTAACTAGAATGAG GTATGCTTATCCATGGTGGAAGGAAAAAGTCATAAACTCTGacttgaaaaggaaagaaggcTTGTGCCCTTTGACACCAGAAGAAACAGGTCTAGTGTTAAGAGCAATAGGCATTGATCCTaatgttcaaatttatattgCTGCTGGGGAAATATATGGTGGAGGAAGAAGGATGGCAACTTTGGCAGAGGCTTTTCCTAATTTG GTTAGAAAAGAGACTTTGCTTGAACCCTCAGATTTGAAGTTCTTCCAAAACCATTCCTCACAAATGGCAGCTCTAGATTACCTTGTATCCCTAGAGAGTGATATATTTGTTCCTACATATGATGGAAACATGGCGAAAGTTGTCGAAGGCCATCGCAG GTTCTTGGGGTTCAAAAAGACAATTTTACTAGACAGAAGGCTTCTGGTGGATTTAATTGACAGATACAACAGTGGCTCATTGAGCTGGGATGAATTCTCCTCAATTGTAAAGGAAGTTCATGCTGATCTGATGGGCAACCCAAAGCGACGCCTTGTCATGCCAGATAAACCGAAGGAAGAAGACTATTTCTATTCGAATCCGCATGAATGtttgcagttattagatgaacCATTAAGGAACACATGA
- the LOC123197381 gene encoding LOW QUALITY PROTEIN: transcription factor BIM3-like (The sequence of the model RefSeq protein was modified relative to this genomic sequence to represent the inferred CDS: inserted 1 base in 1 codon): MVKSSKTHLEEDEEANVYDGFPRRNTTSSAYKGEEMKVEAKSSERKTNEHRSKHSETEQRRRSKINERFQILRGLIPQNDQKRDKASFLLEVIDYIQFLQDKLNMYEGSYQEPTKLMPWRNQNGLAESYMEHSQVLKNGSSHENSVVTPVMLTNAQNSMESDMGTDAVYKATDLAPGSASPMVPLNNVHAQPNVYTLVGRGSMPTQSLQESISDAENMGYQHQSQFWQAEXCATDCAILNSSLNEQDLSIESGSSSISSAFSQGVLNTLTQALQSSGVDLLQANISVQIDVGKRVISGQTAMAVSSKDHDKQYQDNLVMTQTGVQSFDENSDRVHKRLRTE, encoded by the exons ATGGTGAAATCTTCCAAGACTCACCTGGAAGAAGACGAAGAAGCCAACGTCTATGACGGCTTCCCCCGCAGAAACACTACCTCCTCTGCCTACAAAG GTGAAGAAATGAAGGTAGAGGCGAAGAGCAGTGAACGGAAGACCAACGAGCATCGGTCGAAGCATTCGGAGACCGAGCAGCGAAGGAGAAGCAAAATTAACGAGAG ATTTCAGATATTGAGAGGTCTCATACCTCAAAATGATCAGAAAAGAGATAAAGCTTCATTTCTTTTAGAG GTTATAGATTACATTCAGTTTTTACAAGACAAGTTAAATATGTATGAGGGATCATATCAAGAGCCAACCAAACTGATGCCATGG AGAAACCAGAATGGCCTGGCAGAAAGTTATATGGAACATTCTCAAGTTTTAAAGAATGGGTCTAGTCATGAGAACAGTGTTGTTACTCCTGTAATGCTAACAAATGCACAGAACTCAATGGAATCTGATATGGGCACAGATGCAGTATACAAAGCTACTGATCTTGCCCCTGGGTCAGCTTCTCCAATGGTTCCCCTTAATAATGTACATGCCCAGCCGAACGTGTATACTCTTGTGGGGAGGGGCAGCATGCCTACCCAGTCATTACAGGAATCTATTTCAGATGCTGAGAACATGGGTTACCAGCACCAATCACAATTCTGGCAGGCAG CATGTGCAACTGACTGTGCTATTCTAAACAGTTCACTGAATGAACAGGACCTTTCAATTGAAAGTGGGTCATCTAGCATTTCAAGTGCTTTCTCTCAAGG GGTATTGAATACTCTGACCCAGGCACTGCAATCATCGGGTGTGGACTTGTTGCAAGCCAACATCTCAGTGCAAATTGATGTTGGAAAACGAGTAATCAGTGGACAAACTGCCATGGCAGTCAGTTCAAAG GATCATGATAAACAATATCAAGACAATCTTGTAATGACACAAACTGGAGTTCAGAGCTTTGATGAGAATTCTGATCGTGTTCACAAGAGGCTCAGAACAGAATAA
- the LOC123197355 gene encoding O-fucosyltransferase 27-like isoform X2, which produces MKFKSKMKWVGLVGLILSVLSLLVHILLARFTEVGISEFQSSITIFSWRPIFEHADFPKTSPLYRRLWGPVRRLESLHPDASPRGYYADPSSRTNGFIFVRIQGGFHEIRNAIPDVVVISRLLNATLVIPEIQSTTSSKGISSQFKSFAYLFNEEQFMAALAKEINIVKTLPKNLKEARRKKEIPVFRVPYSTSPYYYLHLVLPVLNKHSVVELVVSDGGCLQAILPPHLEEFQRLRCRVAFHALRFRQEVQELATKVLQRLRAPGRPFIAFDPGMTRDALAYHGCAELFQDVHTELIQHKRSWMIKRKIVRGKLSVNSMELRLNGSCPLMPEEVGILLRAYGYSWDTIIYVSGGEVFGGQRTLIPLHAMFQNVVDRTSLSTGWEFSRIYGREANLVDPKTPPPPVEEEVKHEAWKTVGPRPRPLPPPPAHPKSYNIEGWWGWVAESDDEPESTVIELRTNAHKLLWEAIDYFICVEADVFIPGFDRDGKGHPNFASLVMGHRLYQFASSKTYRPDRREIAKLLEETRNHLYEANHTWLTSIRRYLRRSLLDGLAEASTKSKPLSFLSHPVPECTCLRYDPSETSHNTSSATADSQLRVALGVVNHCPAWMDGETISRPKDKENEEDLDEDDSLTSGLFFRHSGENHESGGEMTKEEAPMDDPEEEGGD; this is translated from the exons ATGAAGTTTAAGTCTAAGATGAAATGGGTTGGTTTAGTTGGGTTGATTTTATCAGTCCTTTCTCTTTTGGTGCATATTTTGCTTGCTAGATTCACTGAAGTTGGCATTTCTGAGTTCCAATCATCAATCACAATCTTTTCTTGGAGACCCATCTTTGAACATGCTGACTTCCCGAAAACT AGTCCATTGTATAGAAGACTATGGGGTCCAGTAAGGCGGCTAGAATCTTTACATCCAGATGCAAGTCCTAGAGGATACTATGCTG ATCCCAGTTCACGAACAAATGGATTTATCTTTGTCAGGATACAAGGCGGTTTCCATGAGATCAGGAACGCT ATACCTGATGTTGTGGTGATTTCTCGGCTTCTAAATGCTACTTTAGTCATTCCTGAAATCCAGTCAACCACAAGTAGCAAGGGAATCAG TTCACAGTTCAAGAGTTTTGCTTATCTCTTCAATGAGGAACAATTTATGGCGGCGTTAGCTAAAGAAATTAACATTGTAAAAACCCTTCCAAAAAATCTTAAAGAGGCTAGGAGAAAGAAGGAGATCCCAGTGTTTAGAGTGCCGTACTCAACTTCTCCATATTATTATCTGCACCTTGTTCTTCCAGTATTAAACAAGCATTCAGTAGTTGAACTAGTTGTTTCTGATGGTGGATGCTTGCAG GCCATTCTCCCTCCACATCTTGAAGAGTTTCAGAGGCTCAGATGTAGGGTTGCATTCCATGCACTTCGGTTTCGACAAGAGGTTCAGGAGCTTGCAACTAAAGTTCTACAAAG GTTACGGGCTCCTGGACGGCCTTTTATAGCCTTTGATCCTGGGATGACTAGAGATGCTTTAGCATATCATGGTTGTGCAGAACTGTTCCAG GATGTCCACACTGAACTGATTCAGCACAAACGATCTTGGATGATAAAACGAAAGATTGTCAGGGGGAAACTATCAGTGAATTCTATGGAATTACGCCTGAATGGTTCATGTCCATTGATGCCAGAAGAG GTTGGTATTCTTCTTCGTGCATATGGATACTCATGGGACACGATAATATATGTCTCTGGTGGAGAAGTTTTTGGTGGCCAAAGGACATTAATTCCTCTTCATGCAATGTTTCAAAATGTTGTGGATAGGACTTCCCTTAGTACAGGTTGGGAGTTCAGTAGGATTTATGGCCGCGAGGCTAATCTTGTAGACCCAAAGACTCCTCCGCCTCCTGTTGAAGAAGAAGTGAAGCATGAAGCTTGGAAGACTGTTGGTCCACGTCCTCGTCCTCTTCCGCCCCCTCCAGCCCACCCTAAATCATACAACATTGAGGGTTGGTGGGGTTGGGTGGCCGAGAGTGATGATGAGCCTGAAAGTACAGTTATTGAGTTGAGAACTAATGCCCATAAATTACTATGGGAAGCAATTGactattttatttgtgttgaaGCTGATGTTTTCATCCCCGGTTTTGATCGAGATGGAAAGGGGCATCCAAATTTTGCGAGTTTGGTGATGGGGCACAGGCTTTATCAGTTTGCTTCTTCAAAAACATACAGGCCAGACAG GAGAGAAATTGCCAAGCTATTGGAAGAAACCCGCAACCACTTATATGAAGCAAACCATACCTGGCTAACATCAATACGCAGATATCTAAGAAGATCTTTGCTCGATGGACTAGCAGAGGCATCGACAAAATCAAAGCCATTATCTTTTCTCTCTCATCCGGTCCCTGAATGTACTTGCCTAAGATATGATCCATCTGAAACATCTCATAACACTTCTAGCGCCACAGCTGACTCACAACTTCGTGTTGCTCTTGGAGTTGTAAATCATTGCCCTGCTTGGATGGACGGTGAAACAATCTCAAGGCCGAAAGACAAGGAAAACGAAGAGGATCTAGATGAGGACGATTCCTTGACCTCTGGTTTATTTTTCCGGCATAGTGGTGAAAATCATGAAAGTGGAGGAGAAATGACCAAAGAAGAAGCTCCAATGGATGACCCAGAAGAAGAGGGTGGCGATTAA
- the LOC123197355 gene encoding O-fucosyltransferase 27-like isoform X1, producing MKFKSKMKWVGLVGLILSVLSLLVHILLARFTEVGISEFQSSITIFSWRPIFEHADFPKTSPLYRRLWGPVRRLESLHPDASPRGYYADPSSRTNGFIFVRIQGGFHEIRNAIPDVVVISRLLNATLVIPEIQSTTSSKGISSQFKSFAYLFNEEQFMAALAKEINIVKTLPKNLKEARRKKEIPVFRVPYSTSPYYYLHLVLPVLNKHSVVELVVSDGGCLQAILPPHLEEFQRLRCRVAFHALRFRQEVQELATKVLQSFRLRAPGRPFIAFDPGMTRDALAYHGCAELFQDVHTELIQHKRSWMIKRKIVRGKLSVNSMELRLNGSCPLMPEEVGILLRAYGYSWDTIIYVSGGEVFGGQRTLIPLHAMFQNVVDRTSLSTGWEFSRIYGREANLVDPKTPPPPVEEEVKHEAWKTVGPRPRPLPPPPAHPKSYNIEGWWGWVAESDDEPESTVIELRTNAHKLLWEAIDYFICVEADVFIPGFDRDGKGHPNFASLVMGHRLYQFASSKTYRPDRREIAKLLEETRNHLYEANHTWLTSIRRYLRRSLLDGLAEASTKSKPLSFLSHPVPECTCLRYDPSETSHNTSSATADSQLRVALGVVNHCPAWMDGETISRPKDKENEEDLDEDDSLTSGLFFRHSGENHESGGEMTKEEAPMDDPEEEGGD from the exons ATGAAGTTTAAGTCTAAGATGAAATGGGTTGGTTTAGTTGGGTTGATTTTATCAGTCCTTTCTCTTTTGGTGCATATTTTGCTTGCTAGATTCACTGAAGTTGGCATTTCTGAGTTCCAATCATCAATCACAATCTTTTCTTGGAGACCCATCTTTGAACATGCTGACTTCCCGAAAACT AGTCCATTGTATAGAAGACTATGGGGTCCAGTAAGGCGGCTAGAATCTTTACATCCAGATGCAAGTCCTAGAGGATACTATGCTG ATCCCAGTTCACGAACAAATGGATTTATCTTTGTCAGGATACAAGGCGGTTTCCATGAGATCAGGAACGCT ATACCTGATGTTGTGGTGATTTCTCGGCTTCTAAATGCTACTTTAGTCATTCCTGAAATCCAGTCAACCACAAGTAGCAAGGGAATCAG TTCACAGTTCAAGAGTTTTGCTTATCTCTTCAATGAGGAACAATTTATGGCGGCGTTAGCTAAAGAAATTAACATTGTAAAAACCCTTCCAAAAAATCTTAAAGAGGCTAGGAGAAAGAAGGAGATCCCAGTGTTTAGAGTGCCGTACTCAACTTCTCCATATTATTATCTGCACCTTGTTCTTCCAGTATTAAACAAGCATTCAGTAGTTGAACTAGTTGTTTCTGATGGTGGATGCTTGCAG GCCATTCTCCCTCCACATCTTGAAGAGTTTCAGAGGCTCAGATGTAGGGTTGCATTCCATGCACTTCGGTTTCGACAAGAGGTTCAGGAGCTTGCAACTAAAGTTCTACAAAG TTTCAGGTTACGGGCTCCTGGACGGCCTTTTATAGCCTTTGATCCTGGGATGACTAGAGATGCTTTAGCATATCATGGTTGTGCAGAACTGTTCCAG GATGTCCACACTGAACTGATTCAGCACAAACGATCTTGGATGATAAAACGAAAGATTGTCAGGGGGAAACTATCAGTGAATTCTATGGAATTACGCCTGAATGGTTCATGTCCATTGATGCCAGAAGAG GTTGGTATTCTTCTTCGTGCATATGGATACTCATGGGACACGATAATATATGTCTCTGGTGGAGAAGTTTTTGGTGGCCAAAGGACATTAATTCCTCTTCATGCAATGTTTCAAAATGTTGTGGATAGGACTTCCCTTAGTACAGGTTGGGAGTTCAGTAGGATTTATGGCCGCGAGGCTAATCTTGTAGACCCAAAGACTCCTCCGCCTCCTGTTGAAGAAGAAGTGAAGCATGAAGCTTGGAAGACTGTTGGTCCACGTCCTCGTCCTCTTCCGCCCCCTCCAGCCCACCCTAAATCATACAACATTGAGGGTTGGTGGGGTTGGGTGGCCGAGAGTGATGATGAGCCTGAAAGTACAGTTATTGAGTTGAGAACTAATGCCCATAAATTACTATGGGAAGCAATTGactattttatttgtgttgaaGCTGATGTTTTCATCCCCGGTTTTGATCGAGATGGAAAGGGGCATCCAAATTTTGCGAGTTTGGTGATGGGGCACAGGCTTTATCAGTTTGCTTCTTCAAAAACATACAGGCCAGACAG GAGAGAAATTGCCAAGCTATTGGAAGAAACCCGCAACCACTTATATGAAGCAAACCATACCTGGCTAACATCAATACGCAGATATCTAAGAAGATCTTTGCTCGATGGACTAGCAGAGGCATCGACAAAATCAAAGCCATTATCTTTTCTCTCTCATCCGGTCCCTGAATGTACTTGCCTAAGATATGATCCATCTGAAACATCTCATAACACTTCTAGCGCCACAGCTGACTCACAACTTCGTGTTGCTCTTGGAGTTGTAAATCATTGCCCTGCTTGGATGGACGGTGAAACAATCTCAAGGCCGAAAGACAAGGAAAACGAAGAGGATCTAGATGAGGACGATTCCTTGACCTCTGGTTTATTTTTCCGGCATAGTGGTGAAAATCATGAAAGTGGAGGAGAAATGACCAAAGAAGAAGCTCCAATGGATGACCCAGAAGAAGAGGGTGGCGATTAA